The following coding sequences lie in one Apium graveolens cultivar Ventura chromosome 1, ASM990537v1, whole genome shotgun sequence genomic window:
- the LOC141660736 gene encoding protein ACCELERATED CELL DEATH 6-like, translating to MNHMDSDLYDAVTEDKLDALKEMVSKLKVGEQLTPTNQTVLHLACQYGSIKCVTEILSVHDSLLFKINSRGETALHLAAKQGHFVVVKALIDSAKSLVRRQDNVQDIAPSTVVQDLIRTPDEELETALHGAVRYNRKHVVELLVKEDPCHPHPLNKHNETPLYLASIRYYTDIMSTILDNCDWQKTGGDETTYLLAMFGGPEGRTALHAAVLDQGGYECVKLLLEKHEALVKVPDNYGWTAYHYVAYNNLDAILELLVAADKTKSVAYLEDREYKRTALHVVAYTGNLCVLERFVEYFPDSWEMIDGNGRNILHIAVEENRKKVIEFILSRGFKASNNLLTKRDCNGNTPLHLITKFGCYVPELMVGKAPKLEIDWEVLDSKNYTPLDRLHSDHETHTLSNQVKVRTSLIEAKVKKHWRLWRILKEPETESGKRVEKHTEKTNSSKVEEYRTMINSQMVVSALIATVAFSLLFNMPGGFDGNKGPKQGSPLLLRDKNFGNCIVFVAMALLLSVITLLLYFITTFNRDARQLHFILVFSTIFNFFAIVTMMLAFIVGTYAVLADYSDLAIPVCILTSFFLLCAIPVYIRLLRGKKPSTILLPTSTE from the exons ATGAATCATATGGATTCTGACTTGTATGATGCAGTCACTGAAGATAAACTTGATGCGCTGAAAGAGATGGTAAGCAAGCTTAAGGTTGGTGAACAACTAACTCCTACAAATCAGACGGTGCTTCATCTAGCATGCCAATACGGGAGTATAAAATGTGTTACAGAGATTTTAAGTGTTCATGATTCACtgctgttcaagatcaactcaaGAGGTGAGACCGCGCTTCACCTGGCAGCAAAACAAGGACACTTTGTGGTCGTCAAAGCACTCATTGACTCCGCTAAGTCTTTGGTCCGACGTCAAGATAATGTGCAGGACATTGCACCATCGACTGTAGTGCAAGATCTGATTAGAACTCCCGATGAGGAACTTGAAACTGCCTTGCACGGGGCTGTACGATATAATCGCAAGCATGTGGTTGAACTTTTAGTAAAAGAAGATCCATGCCATCCGCATCCTCTGAATAAGCACAATGAAACTCCACTCTACTTGGCTTCTATTAGGTACTATACTGATATTATGAGTACGATTCTTGACAATTGTGATTGGCAAAAAACTGGTGGCGACGAAACCACATATTTGCTTGCTATGTTTGGTGGTCCTGAAGGAAGAACGGCTTTGCATGCTGCAGTTTTAGATCAAGGGGGATATG AATGTGTGAAACTCCTGCTGGAAAAGCATGAAGCTCTAGTAAAGGTACCAGACAATTACGGATGGACAGCATATCATTATGTTGCATATAACAATCTCGATGCAATACTTGAATTGTTAGTAGCTGCAGACAAGACCAAGAGTGTGGCTTACCTAGAAGACAGGGAATACAAGAGAACGGCTCTACACGTAGTAGCATACACCGGAAATTTGTGTGTGCTGGAAAGATTTGTTGAATATTTTCCAGATTCCTGGGAAATGATTGATGGAAATGGTCGAAACATACTGCACATCGCGGTGGAGGAAAATCGAAAGAAGGTTATAGAATTTATCTTGTCACGCGGATTTAAAGCAAGCAATAACCTTTTAACTAAAAGGGACTGCAATGGAAATACACCTCTGCACCTGATTACCAAGTTTGGATGTTATGTTCCTGAGCTTATGGTTGGAAAGGCGCCGAAGTTGGAGATTGACTGGGAGGTATTAGACTCCAAAAACTACACTCCTCTGGACAGACTACATTCAGATCATGAGACACATACTTTATCTAATCAG GTGAAGGTTAGAACATCACTTATTGAAGCCAAGGTTAAAAAGCATTGGCGCTTGTGGCGAATACTGAAAGAGCCAGAAACTGAGTCCGGGAAAAGAGTTGAAAAACATACTGAAAAAACCAACTCCTCTAAAGTGGAAGAGTATAGAACAATGATCAACAGCCAAATGGTAGTATCTGCGCTCATAGCCACCGTAGCCTTTTCATTGTTATTCAATATGCCAGGTGGTTTTGACGGGAACAAAGGACCAAAACAAGGATCCCCGCTGCTTCTAAGAGACAAAAATTTTGGCAATTGTATAGTCTTTGTTGCAATGGCGTTGCTCTTGTCAGTTATTACATTGTTACTCTACTTCATTACAACATTTAACAGAGACGCCCGTCAGTTGCATTTCATACTCGTGTTTAGTACGATATTCAACTTTTTTGCTATTGTAACAATGATGTTAGCTTTTATCGTAGGTACCTATGCCGTCTTAGCTGACTACTCAGATCTGGCCATACCTGTTTGTATACTAACTTCCTTTTTCCTTCTCTGTGCCATTCCGGTTTACATTAGACTTTTACGGGGTAAAAAACCTAGTACCATTCTACTTCCTACTAGTACTGAGTGA